The Rhodospirillales bacterium genome includes the window CATTGGCGATATATCGGCCCCGGCCTATGTTTCGCGAGGGAAGAGTCACATGCTCAACGACACCAACACGCTTACACGAGTTACCGCCTATGACATTCTCGGCATCGCTCCCGACGCGCCGCAGCGCGAGGTGCATTCCGCCCTACGCAAACTGGCGCTGGCATGGCACCCCGACCGCGTGCCCACATGGCGCCGGGGCGAGGCGACATTGCGCTTTCAGGCGATCATGGACGCCTATAACAAGCTGCGCACGGCCGACGCGCGCAGCGCCTATGACAGCGCCCTTTCCGCCGCGGGACATAAACCCAAAGCTGCCTTGCGCAGGACCGTGGCGCCGGGCAACGACAATTTACCGCTTGTCACGCGCG containing:
- a CDS encoding J domain-containing protein; protein product: MLNDTNTLTRVTAYDILGIAPDAPQREVHSALRKLALAWHPDRVPTWRRGEATLRFQAIMDAYNKLRTADARSAYDSALSAAGHKPKAALRRTVAPGNDNLPLVTRARAWLKAIETVFWPIRRSR